One Streptomyces sp. ML-6 genomic region harbors:
- a CDS encoding MerR family transcriptional regulator, with protein MGLLTIGAFAKASRLSPKALRHYDELGLLPPARVDPLTGYRFYAPEQLDRARLVAWLRRLGMPLALVRHVGTLEPDEAAREVRAFWARVEADTAARRDLAGFLVDHLSRKDPAMSPTTQLLELRYAALSDPGLVRESNQDTVHAGARLLAVADGFGRAGAPAGAAAVDALKQLETDGIPAGDLLNVLETAVERAGRAVHDVVGADGADDVDGADGAGAEAGTTLTAMLWTGSQLALVHIGDSRAHLLRDGELFQITHDHTMVRAMVDEGRITEEEATVHPQRSLLIRALGGADGAVPDLRLHDARAGDRYLLCSDGLSGVVPAEEVRRVLTTTGDPERAVRELVSLANRSGGPDNISCVVADVRESRPESRPEPRRP; from the coding sequence ATGGGACTGCTGACCATCGGGGCGTTCGCGAAGGCGTCCCGGCTGTCGCCGAAGGCACTGCGCCACTACGACGAACTCGGCCTGCTGCCCCCCGCCCGCGTCGACCCGCTGACCGGCTACCGCTTCTACGCGCCGGAACAACTGGACCGGGCCCGGCTGGTCGCCTGGCTGCGCCGTCTCGGCATGCCGCTGGCCCTCGTCCGGCACGTCGGCACGCTGGAGCCGGACGAGGCGGCCCGGGAGGTCCGCGCGTTCTGGGCCCGGGTCGAGGCCGACACCGCCGCACGGCGGGACCTGGCCGGCTTCCTCGTCGACCACCTGTCACGGAAGGACCCCGCCATGAGCCCGACCACCCAGCTCCTGGAACTCCGTTACGCCGCGCTCTCCGACCCGGGCCTGGTCCGGGAGAGCAACCAGGACACCGTCCACGCCGGGGCCCGGCTGCTCGCCGTCGCCGACGGCTTCGGCCGCGCGGGGGCACCCGCCGGCGCCGCGGCCGTCGACGCGCTCAAGCAGCTGGAGACCGACGGCATCCCGGCGGGCGACCTCCTCAACGTCCTGGAGACCGCCGTGGAACGGGCCGGACGGGCCGTGCACGACGTCGTCGGCGCGGATGGCGCAGACGACGTGGACGGCGCGGACGGCGCGGGGGCGGAAGCCGGTACGACGCTCACCGCGATGCTGTGGACCGGATCGCAGCTGGCCCTCGTCCACATCGGCGACTCCCGCGCCCACCTCCTGCGCGACGGGGAGCTGTTCCAGATCACCCACGACCACACCATGGTCCGGGCGATGGTCGACGAGGGCCGGATCACCGAGGAGGAGGCCACCGTCCACCCCCAGCGGTCCCTGCTGATCCGGGCCCTGGGCGGGGCGGACGGCGCCGTCCCCGACCTGCGCCTGCACGACGCCCGGGCCGGGGACCGCTACCTCCTCTGCTCCGACGGCCTGTCCGGCGTCGTCCCGGCCGAGGAGGTGCGCCGGGTCCTCACGACGACCGGTGATCCGGAGCGGGCCGTACGCGAACTCGTCTCCCTGGCCAACCGTTCCGGCGGCCCCGACAACATCAGCTGCGTGGTCGCCGACGTACGGGAATCCCGGCCGGAGTCCCGGCCGGAGCCCCGGCGGCCGTGA
- a CDS encoding ABC transporter substrate-binding protein: MSTYGTGQSPGAVPVARSGASTSTATGTGTSTSTLRPPVQRTGHGLEGCGPCAGPQPELGALRLPELRTLRRESQRDEADLSYVRRLVQGRIDILRAELARRLDPETPVVDRLSEILADTPSRHRSSARHVTLTTPRSDEYRRLAAETFAEVELSDLDARTDEELHTAMGRLVRCEEQVSRRRHQLQRTADDCGAEIARRYRDGEAQVDDLLA; the protein is encoded by the coding sequence ATGAGCACCTATGGAACCGGGCAGTCCCCCGGCGCCGTGCCGGTCGCGCGGAGCGGCGCGAGCACCAGTACCGCTACCGGCACCGGCACCAGTACCAGCACCCTGCGTCCGCCCGTGCAGCGAACCGGCCACGGCTTGGAGGGCTGCGGCCCGTGCGCCGGGCCGCAGCCCGAGCTGGGCGCCCTGCGGCTGCCGGAGCTGCGCACGCTGCGCCGCGAGTCGCAGCGCGACGAGGCCGACCTCAGTTATGTGCGCCGGCTGGTCCAGGGGCGGATCGACATCCTGCGGGCTGAGCTGGCCCGGCGGCTGGACCCGGAGACCCCGGTGGTGGACCGCCTCTCGGAGATCCTCGCCGACACCCCGTCCCGGCACCGTTCCTCCGCCCGGCACGTCACGCTCACCACACCCCGCAGCGACGAGTACCGCCGGCTGGCGGCCGAGACGTTCGCCGAGGTCGAGCTCTCCGACCTCGACGCCCGTACGGACGAAGAGCTGCACACTGCTATGGGCCGCCTGGTCCGCTGCGAGGAGCAGGTGTCCCGGCGCCGTCACCAGCTGCAACGCACCGCTGACGATTGCGGCGCCGAGATCGCCCGCAGGTACCGTGACGGTGAAGCACAAGTAGACGACCTGCTTGCCTGA
- a CDS encoding asparaginase, translating to MTSSAAPSVISPALPVLAEVVRSGFVEGHHRGSLVVLAADGSVERTLGDPTAPVFPRSSNKPMQAAAVLRAGLDLSGERLALAAASHSGEDFHIELVRTMLAEHGLTPDDLQTPPDLPLDPAQAETYLAAGRAREPITMNCSGKHAAMLAACAPNGWDRSSYLDPAHPLQRLVHQVVEEAASEPVTAVGTDGCGAPLMAISLVGLARAFRSFVLAEPGTAERRVADAMRAHPEYVAGTRRPDTWLMREVPGALSKMGAEAVQALALPDGRALAFKIDDGATRALGPVLARSLELLGIDAPVVPRIAHTPLFGGGGEVGGIRAAF from the coding sequence ATGACCTCCAGCGCCGCCCCGTCCGTCATATCTCCCGCTCTTCCCGTCCTGGCCGAGGTCGTACGGTCCGGGTTCGTGGAGGGCCATCACCGGGGCTCGCTGGTCGTCCTGGCCGCCGACGGCAGCGTGGAACGGACCCTGGGCGACCCGACGGCCCCGGTCTTCCCGCGCTCCTCGAACAAGCCGATGCAGGCCGCGGCCGTGCTGCGGGCCGGGCTGGACCTGTCGGGCGAGCGGCTGGCCCTGGCCGCCGCCAGCCACTCCGGCGAGGACTTCCACATCGAACTCGTCCGCACGATGCTCGCCGAGCACGGACTGACCCCGGACGACCTGCAGACCCCGCCCGACCTGCCGCTGGACCCGGCGCAGGCGGAGACGTACCTCGCCGCGGGCCGGGCCCGGGAGCCGATCACCATGAACTGCTCCGGCAAGCACGCGGCGATGCTCGCGGCGTGCGCGCCGAACGGCTGGGACCGGTCCTCCTACCTCGACCCCGCGCACCCGCTCCAGCGGCTGGTGCACCAGGTGGTGGAGGAGGCGGCGAGCGAGCCCGTCACGGCGGTCGGGACGGACGGGTGCGGGGCGCCGCTGATGGCGATCAGCCTGGTGGGCCTGGCGCGGGCCTTCCGCTCGTTCGTGCTGGCGGAGCCGGGGACGGCGGAGCGCCGGGTCGCGGACGCGATGCGGGCCCACCCCGAGTACGTGGCCGGTACGCGCCGCCCCGACACCTGGCTGATGCGGGAGGTGCCGGGCGCGCTCTCCAAGATGGGGGCGGAGGCGGTGCAGGCGCTGGCGCTGCCGGACGGCCGGGCGCTGGCCTTCAAGATCGATGACGGCGCGACGCGGGCGCTCGGCCCGGTGCTGGCCCGGTCGCTGGAGCTGCTCGGCATCGACGCCCCGGTGGTCCCCCGGATCGCACACACGCCGCTGTTCGGCGGCGGCGGCGAGGTCGGCGGGATCAGGGCGGCCTTCTGA
- a CDS encoding peptidoglycan-binding protein: MALTGVPALTSSASAATLKDGRWCNPARGYFPAGGHYGASRGGYPHAGQDVTNSVGTAVYAAAAGTVIRRGRNVLTGRTGNGLVISHGSGRYTYYGHLSVFRIGLNAKVAAGQRIADMGATGNVTGPHLHFETHSGALGSTVNPVSYLAARGVDLGGGWSTINPGAVGATVKVIQYLMTQRGRALTADGDYGSVSVAAVKKFQSSKGLVADGQVGPKTWAKLVYTIQKGSSGSHVRALQVALNKHSAGLAVDGGFGSVTNSAVRSYQSVNRLVVDGQAGPKTWEALVG, from the coding sequence GTGGCGCTCACGGGCGTACCGGCCCTGACCTCGTCGGCCTCGGCGGCGACGCTCAAGGACGGCCGCTGGTGCAACCCCGCCCGGGGCTACTTCCCCGCGGGCGGCCACTACGGAGCCTCGCGCGGCGGCTACCCGCACGCGGGCCAGGACGTCACCAACTCGGTGGGCACGGCCGTCTACGCCGCGGCCGCCGGCACCGTGATCCGCCGCGGCCGCAACGTCCTGACGGGACGCACCGGGAACGGCCTGGTCATCTCGCACGGCAGCGGGCGGTACACCTACTACGGGCACCTCAGCGTGTTCCGGATCGGCCTCAACGCCAAGGTCGCCGCAGGGCAGCGCATCGCCGACATGGGCGCCACGGGCAACGTGACCGGGCCCCACCTCCACTTCGAGACCCACAGCGGAGCGCTGGGCTCCACGGTCAACCCGGTCTCCTACCTCGCCGCCCGCGGCGTGGACCTGGGCGGCGGCTGGTCGACCATCAACCCCGGCGCCGTGGGCGCGACCGTGAAGGTCATCCAGTACCTGATGACCCAGCGCGGCAGGGCCCTGACCGCCGACGGCGATTACGGCTCGGTGTCGGTCGCCGCGGTCAAGAAGTTCCAGTCCTCCAAGGGCCTGGTGGCGGACGGCCAGGTCGGCCCGAAGACCTGGGCGAAGCTGGTCTACACGATCCAGAAGGGCAGCTCCGGATCGCATGTGCGCGCCCTCCAGGTGGCGTTGAACAAGCACAGCGCGGGCCTCGCCGTCGACGGCGGCTTCGGCTCGGTCACCAACTCCGCCGTCCGCTCCTACCAGAGCGTCAACCGCCTGGTCGTCGACGGCCAGGCGGGCCCGAAGACCTGGGAGGCCCTGGTCGGGTGA
- a CDS encoding DUF2199 domain-containing protein codes for MATDPGYICSRCGEHHAELPMGYSTMAPDIWDARLESDPDSMLSPDQCIVRHEHYFIKGLIEIPVFGSAEPFSWGVWVSLSRENFTRALDVWETPGRETEQPYFGWLSTELGLYSPRTTNLRTNAHTRPIGLRPRIELEPTDHPLAVEQRTGITRDRVREIAEAVLHATDPGA; via the coding sequence ATGGCTACCGACCCCGGATACATCTGCTCCCGCTGCGGCGAACACCACGCGGAACTCCCGATGGGGTACTCGACCATGGCCCCCGACATCTGGGACGCGCGCCTGGAGAGCGACCCCGACAGCATGCTCTCCCCCGACCAGTGCATCGTCAGGCACGAGCACTACTTCATCAAGGGCCTGATCGAGATACCCGTGTTCGGCAGTGCGGAGCCCTTCTCCTGGGGTGTCTGGGTCTCGCTCAGCCGGGAGAACTTCACCCGCGCCCTGGACGTGTGGGAGACCCCGGGCCGCGAGACCGAGCAGCCCTACTTCGGCTGGCTGAGCACCGAGTTGGGGCTGTACTCGCCCCGCACCACCAACCTCAGGACGAACGCGCACACCCGCCCGATCGGCCTGCGCCCCCGGATCGAGCTGGAGCCCACCGACCATCCGCTCGCCGTCGAACAGCGCACCGGCATCACCCGCGACCGGGTCCGGGAGATCGCCGAGGCGGTGCTGCACGCCACCGATCCCGGCGCCTGA
- a CDS encoding GNAT family N-acetyltransferase, with translation MHPEVRTITESDFPDWLVAKHTGFLQVPEATEREISRRLPDIDLARTQGAFDNGRCVATYRSFAQELTAVGGAAVPADAISNVTVSPTHRRRGLLGRMMAADLAAAKERGEVVATLIAAEYPIYGRYGFGPATWTTEWEIDVPRAGLDPRWSGPAERDGGRVDLVSGPEVRKLGPALHERLRARQHGVVNRDARWWEVNTGENLAGPEPWTEPFYAVYSNADGVPEGLIAYRADDRWGDAKQPLNRATVHGLIAVTPAAERTLWHFVCSIDWITTVRTGHRAPDDLLPLLLPDPRAARVVTQADWLWVRVLDVVRALEARTYAVPGTLVLDVHDASGLSAGRYRLEGSPAGASCAPTTAEPDIALDVRELGTLYLGDESPLRLAALGRVEERTPGAVASAEGMFRAARRAWCPDEF, from the coding sequence ATGCACCCTGAGGTCCGTACGATCACCGAGTCCGATTTCCCCGACTGGCTGGTGGCCAAGCACACCGGCTTTCTACAGGTGCCGGAGGCCACGGAACGGGAGATCTCCCGGCGTCTCCCGGACATCGACCTGGCCCGTACCCAGGGTGCGTTCGACAACGGGCGGTGCGTGGCCACGTACCGCTCGTTCGCGCAGGAGCTCACGGCCGTCGGCGGTGCCGCGGTGCCGGCCGACGCGATCTCCAACGTCACGGTGTCGCCCACCCACCGCCGGCGCGGGCTGCTCGGCCGGATGATGGCCGCGGACCTGGCGGCGGCGAAGGAGCGCGGCGAGGTGGTCGCCACGCTGATCGCCGCCGAGTACCCGATCTACGGGAGGTACGGCTTCGGCCCGGCGACGTGGACCACCGAGTGGGAGATCGACGTGCCGAGGGCGGGCCTCGACCCGCGCTGGTCGGGCCCCGCCGAACGGGACGGCGGCCGGGTCGACCTGGTGAGCGGCCCGGAGGTGCGCAAACTGGGCCCGGCCCTGCACGAGCGGCTGCGCGCCCGGCAGCACGGCGTGGTCAACCGCGACGCACGCTGGTGGGAGGTGAACACCGGCGAGAACCTGGCCGGCCCCGAGCCCTGGACGGAGCCCTTCTACGCGGTGTACAGCAACGCGGACGGCGTGCCCGAGGGCCTGATCGCCTACCGCGCCGACGACCGGTGGGGCGACGCCAAGCAGCCGCTGAACCGGGCCACGGTGCACGGGCTGATCGCCGTGACCCCGGCCGCGGAGCGCACGCTCTGGCACTTCGTCTGCTCGATCGACTGGATCACCACGGTCCGCACCGGCCACCGCGCCCCCGACGACCTGCTGCCCCTCCTCCTCCCGGACCCGCGCGCGGCCCGTGTCGTGACCCAGGCGGACTGGCTGTGGGTGCGGGTCCTGGACGTCGTGCGCGCCCTGGAGGCCCGTACCTACGCCGTGCCCGGCACGCTCGTGCTGGACGTCCACGACGCCTCGGGCCTGTCGGCCGGCCGCTACCGGCTGGAGGGCTCCCCGGCCGGGGCGAGCTGCGCCCCGACCACCGCCGAGCCCGACATCGCCCTGGACGTACGGGAGCTGGGCACGCTCTATCTGGGGGACGAGTCGCCGCTCAGGCTGGCGGCGCTGGGCCGGGTCGAGGAACGCACGCCGGGCGCGGTGGCGTCGGCCGAGGGAATGTTCCGGGCGGCGCGGCGCGCCTGGTGCCCGGACGAGTTCTGA
- a CDS encoding GNAT family N-acetyltransferase: MSSAPNVRHARPEDLPRITELAAEHAAYEQAPPPVPDLAHRLEVLLFTTPAPRLRCLVAELPDGEVVGYATCAPALSTWEGREYLHMDCLFLSSDSRGSGLGALLMDAVTAEARDLGLTEVQWQTPAWNEGAIRFYDRLGADSTAKLRYSLTVPSRVGRTPQSTARLRPPAVERGTGPRSVPLDRGLAPRPGRPGRRVPGRAPISARGCRRDVRQGR; the protein is encoded by the coding sequence GTGAGCAGCGCCCCGAACGTGCGGCACGCACGCCCCGAAGACCTGCCGCGGATCACCGAACTGGCTGCCGAGCACGCCGCCTACGAACAAGCCCCGCCACCCGTCCCCGACCTCGCGCACCGGCTCGAAGTCCTGCTCTTCACCACCCCGGCCCCACGGCTGCGCTGCCTGGTGGCAGAGCTGCCCGACGGAGAGGTCGTCGGCTACGCCACCTGCGCGCCCGCACTCTCCACCTGGGAGGGCCGCGAGTACCTCCACATGGACTGCCTCTTCCTGAGCTCCGACAGCCGGGGCTCCGGCCTCGGCGCACTGCTCATGGATGCCGTGACGGCCGAGGCACGCGACCTCGGCCTCACCGAGGTCCAGTGGCAGACCCCCGCCTGGAACGAGGGAGCCATCCGCTTCTACGACCGTCTCGGCGCGGACTCCACGGCGAAACTCCGCTACAGCCTCACAGTGCCGAGCCGAGTCGGCCGAACCCCTCAAAGTACGGCCCGGCTGCGGCCGCCCGCCGTCGAGCGGGGCACCGGCCCCCGTTCCGTCCCGCTCGACCGTGGCCTCGCCCCTCGCCCGGGACGCCCCGGCCGGCGCGTTCCGGGCAGGGCGCCGATCAGCGCGCGAGGATGCAGAAGGGATGTCCGGCAGGGTCGGTGA
- a CDS encoding TetR family transcriptional regulator yields MVMNGERPGPEHAAGAAGAAGADGTTGAPMSLRERKKRLTYEAVSEAAIAMFLERGFDKVSVAEVAAAADISKPTLFRYFPTKEDLALHRFADHEDEAARVVVARAATESPLDALYRHFLAGLERRDPVTGLCDVPEVVAFTRLLYGTPSLVARLYAYQNRSEEALARALGDGMGDRLAAGQIIAVLRILGLENWRRIDGGESADRAYGPAVEAAGLAFAQLRSGLEARR; encoded by the coding sequence ATGGTCATGAACGGAGAGAGGCCCGGTCCGGAACACGCGGCTGGAGCGGCGGGCGCGGCGGGCGCGGACGGCACGACCGGGGCGCCGATGAGCCTGCGGGAGCGCAAGAAGCGGCTGACGTACGAGGCGGTCTCCGAAGCGGCGATCGCGATGTTCCTGGAGCGGGGCTTCGACAAGGTCTCGGTGGCGGAGGTGGCCGCGGCCGCCGACATCTCCAAGCCGACCCTGTTCCGGTACTTCCCGACCAAGGAGGACCTGGCCCTCCACCGGTTCGCCGACCACGAGGACGAGGCGGCCCGGGTGGTCGTCGCCCGCGCGGCCACCGAATCGCCGCTGGACGCCCTGTACCGCCACTTCCTGGCCGGACTGGAGCGGCGGGACCCGGTGACCGGGCTCTGCGACGTACCCGAGGTGGTGGCGTTCACCCGGCTGCTGTACGGGACGCCGTCCCTGGTGGCGCGCCTGTACGCCTACCAGAACCGCTCGGAGGAGGCGCTCGCCCGGGCGCTGGGCGACGGTATGGGGGACAGGCTGGCCGCGGGCCAGATCATCGCCGTGCTGCGCATCCTGGGGCTGGAGAACTGGCGGCGGATCGACGGCGGGGAGAGCGCGGACCGGGCGTACGGTCCCGCGGTCGAGGCGGCCGGACTCGCCTTCGCACAGCTGCGGTCGGGGCTGGAGGCGCGGCGGTAG
- a CDS encoding VOC family protein gives MSLQMKLVAINLDCPDPPALAAFYQQATGLEPHPGSDSDFAGLNGEDGLFIGFQRVEDYRAPSWPGQIVPQQLHLCFKVTESLDEAEARLLELGAGKPDHQPHGDRARVLTDPAGHPFCILAR, from the coding sequence ATGTCCCTGCAGATGAAGCTGGTCGCGATCAACCTCGACTGCCCCGATCCGCCGGCTCTGGCGGCGTTCTACCAGCAGGCCACCGGTCTTGAACCGCATCCGGGGTCGGACTCGGACTTCGCGGGCCTCAACGGTGAGGACGGACTCTTCATCGGCTTCCAGCGGGTCGAGGACTACCGGGCTCCGAGCTGGCCCGGCCAGATCGTCCCCCAGCAGCTTCACCTCTGCTTCAAGGTCACGGAGAGCCTGGACGAGGCCGAGGCCCGACTGCTGGAACTGGGTGCGGGCAAGCCGGATCACCAGCCGCACGGGGACAGGGCGCGGGTCCTCACCGACCCTGCCGGACATCCCTTCTGCATCCTCGCGCGCTGA
- a CDS encoding dienelactone hydrolase family protein — MPTKTLQIPTPDGRADAFAAFPDDNERHPGVLMYADGFGIRPVLREMARELAGHGYYVLVPNSFYRHGPAPLVELPEHIGEEARPAILAQLMPLIEAHTAEHVLRDADAYLGFLAARPEVGAGPVAVTGYCIGGLYAMRTAAAHPEQVAAVAAFHGPVGVDGPGLFSGLTAQVHLGHAEGDLTPGALGELNRALDAAGVDHTSEIYPGTVHGFTMSDTDAFSASGLKRHWERLLPLLDRTLTGH, encoded by the coding sequence ATGCCCACCAAGACGCTGCAGATTCCCACCCCGGACGGCCGGGCCGACGCCTTCGCCGCCTTCCCCGACGACAACGAGCGGCACCCGGGGGTGCTGATGTACGCGGACGGCTTCGGCATCCGTCCCGTGCTGCGGGAGATGGCCCGCGAACTGGCCGGGCACGGCTACTACGTGCTCGTCCCCAACTCCTTCTACCGGCACGGCCCGGCCCCGCTGGTCGAGCTTCCCGAGCACATCGGGGAAGAGGCCCGGCCCGCGATCCTCGCCCAGTTGATGCCCTTGATCGAGGCGCACACCGCCGAACACGTCCTGCGCGATGCCGACGCCTACCTCGGGTTCCTCGCCGCCCGGCCCGAGGTCGGCGCCGGACCGGTCGCGGTGACCGGCTACTGCATAGGCGGCCTCTACGCGATGCGCACCGCTGCGGCCCACCCCGAGCAGGTGGCCGCCGTCGCCGCGTTCCACGGCCCGGTGGGAGTCGACGGGCCCGGCCTCTTCTCCGGGCTCACCGCCCAGGTCCATCTCGGCCACGCCGAAGGCGACCTGACGCCCGGGGCCCTCGGCGAGCTCAACCGGGCCCTCGACGCGGCAGGTGTCGACCACACCTCCGAGATCTACCCCGGCACCGTCCACGGCTTCACCATGTCCGACACCGACGCTTTCAGCGCCTCCGGACTGAAGCGCCACTGGGAGCGCCTGCTCCCCCTCCTGGACCGCACCCTGACCGGCCACTGA
- a CDS encoding Rid family hydrolase yields MARAITLIRSNSLSDVAEYAYAATAPAESRLIFLAGACPLNDDGSTAAIGDYAGQALKAVENMQAALTAADATLQDVISTRVLVASDRQEDLVAAWEVVRDSFADHDVPSTLMGVTVLGYKDQLVEIEAVAAVLDS; encoded by the coding sequence ATGGCTCGTGCCATCACTCTGATCCGCTCCAATTCCCTGTCCGACGTGGCCGAATACGCTTATGCAGCCACGGCGCCCGCCGAGTCCCGCCTGATCTTCCTCGCCGGGGCGTGTCCGCTGAACGACGACGGCTCGACGGCAGCGATCGGGGACTACGCAGGCCAGGCGCTGAAAGCCGTCGAGAACATGCAGGCTGCGCTCACTGCCGCTGACGCGACTCTCCAGGACGTCATCAGTACGAGGGTTCTCGTGGCATCGGACCGTCAAGAGGATTTGGTGGCTGCCTGGGAGGTGGTCCGGGACTCGTTCGCCGACCATGATGTCCCCAGCACTTTGATGGGCGTCACTGTGCTGGGCTACAAGGACCAGCTTGTCGAGATCGAGGCCGTCGCCGCCGTCCTCGATTCGTGA
- a CDS encoding TetR/AcrR family transcriptional regulator C-terminal domain-containing protein — protein sequence MTQTKAPADGADLPASIEVAWGLRERPVKGPKPGMTLARIVDAAVAVAASEGLGGVSMGRIAKDLGASTMSLYRYVSAKDELYVLMQEAAMGPPSPLPALESGAGWRAALSEWARAQRRVFHRNLWMLRLPVPGPPVSPNSVAWWEQGLQCLEDTGLDADEKSSVILLVGGFVRNEALLRGDLAEAVAVRGVPAQEVTDGYNRTLNRLVDPVRHPSLSRLLGAGVPEAWGGSDREFGFGLERVLDGIAALVDVKSG from the coding sequence GTGACTCAGACGAAGGCCCCGGCGGACGGTGCGGACCTGCCGGCCAGTATCGAGGTCGCCTGGGGGCTGCGGGAACGGCCGGTCAAGGGGCCGAAACCCGGGATGACCCTGGCCCGCATCGTGGACGCCGCGGTGGCGGTGGCGGCGTCCGAGGGGCTCGGCGGGGTCTCGATGGGGCGGATCGCCAAGGATCTGGGCGCCTCGACGATGTCGCTCTACCGGTACGTGTCCGCCAAGGACGAGCTGTACGTCCTGATGCAGGAGGCGGCGATGGGCCCGCCGTCCCCGCTGCCCGCGCTGGAGAGCGGCGCCGGCTGGCGGGCGGCGCTCTCGGAGTGGGCCCGCGCGCAGCGCCGGGTCTTCCACCGCAACCTGTGGATGCTCCGACTCCCGGTCCCGGGGCCGCCCGTCAGCCCGAACTCCGTCGCCTGGTGGGAGCAGGGGCTCCAGTGCCTGGAGGACACCGGCCTGGACGCGGACGAGAAGTCCTCCGTCATCCTCCTGGTCGGCGGGTTCGTGCGGAACGAGGCGTTGCTGAGGGGCGACCTCGCCGAGGCCGTGGCGGTGCGGGGCGTTCCGGCGCAGGAGGTGACGGACGGGTACAACCGCACCCTGAACCGGCTCGTCGACCCTGTACGCCATCCGTCCCTCTCCCGGCTGCTGGGGGCCGGGGTGCCGGAGGCGTGGGGCGGGTCCGACCGGGAGTTCGGCTTCGGGCTGGAACGGGTGCTGGACGGGATCGCGGCGCTGGTGGACGTCAAGTCCGGTTGA
- the galE gene encoding UDP-glucose 4-epimerase GalE, whose product MKILIAGGAGYIGSTVASACEDAGITPVLLDNLVTGRREFTAGRVFHEGDIADGLLIDRIFAEHPDIDAAVHCAALIVVPDSVADPIGYYRANVAKSLEFVDHLLRNGCTRMVFSSSASIYAAAEDLTVDEDSPLDPQSPYARTKALCEQMFADIAASLPLRVLSLRYFNPIGADPEMRTGLQLPRPSHALGKMIQAREEGVPFRITGTDYPTRDGSGLRDYVHVWDLATAHVAALRAFDTLLPPPGTGPASAPASTVINLGTGTGTTVRELLDAFNSVIDTPVPAVEAPARPGDIAGAYTRSERAGQLLGWRPRHSLTEGIRHSLKWAALREKVLGDPS is encoded by the coding sequence ATGAAGATCCTGATCGCGGGGGGCGCCGGCTACATCGGCAGCACGGTCGCGTCCGCCTGCGAGGACGCGGGCATCACCCCCGTCCTCCTCGACAACCTGGTGACGGGCAGGCGGGAGTTCACCGCGGGGCGGGTCTTCCACGAGGGCGACATCGCGGACGGCCTCCTGATCGACCGGATCTTCGCCGAACACCCCGACATCGACGCCGCCGTCCACTGCGCGGCCCTGATCGTGGTCCCGGACTCGGTCGCCGACCCGATCGGCTACTACCGGGCGAACGTGGCCAAGAGCCTGGAGTTCGTCGACCACCTCCTGCGCAACGGCTGCACCCGCATGGTGTTCAGCTCGTCCGCCTCCATCTACGCCGCCGCCGAGGACCTGACGGTCGACGAGGACTCCCCCCTCGACCCGCAGAGCCCGTACGCGCGGACCAAGGCACTGTGCGAGCAGATGTTCGCCGACATCGCCGCGTCCCTGCCGCTGCGGGTGCTGTCCCTGCGCTACTTCAACCCGATCGGCGCGGACCCGGAGATGCGGACGGGGCTCCAGCTGCCCCGCCCGAGCCACGCCCTGGGCAAGATGATCCAGGCGCGGGAGGAAGGCGTCCCGTTCCGGATCACCGGGACCGACTACCCGACGCGCGACGGCTCCGGCCTGCGGGACTACGTCCACGTCTGGGACCTGGCCACCGCGCACGTGGCCGCGCTCCGCGCCTTCGACACCCTCCTGCCGCCCCCCGGCACCGGGCCCGCGAGCGCCCCCGCCTCCACCGTCATCAACCTGGGCACCGGGACCGGCACCACCGTGCGCGAACTCCTGGACGCCTTCAACAGCGTCATCGACACCCCCGTCCCGGCGGTCGAGGCCCCGGCCCGGCCCGGCGACATCGCGGGGGCGTACACCCGCAGCGAGCGGGCCGGACAGCTGCTGGGGTGGCGGCCCCGGCACTCGCTGACGGAGGGCATCCGCCACTCCCTGAAGTGGGCCGCCCTGCGTGAGAAGGTGCTCGGCGACCCCTCGTAG